In one window of Oceanispirochaeta sp. DNA:
- a CDS encoding 16S rRNA (uracil(1498)-N(3))-methyltransferase — MKQLLVAGKLSTGKKETLRAEEFHYLCRVRRSKKGESIELSDSTSTRYSCKISEIMEDCCIIEIGEILERKVRPYSIHLYLCLCKGKKQDLMIRQATEAGSDSITLLDSTYSQVKYVKGSKEDHKYDRWRKIIKEAQQQSGSSVNTILKPFISFQDLPEIQNNRSSGFFCHQEKMGENSLDELKNNCDEIHLVIGSEGGLSTSEIEIMKNKGFSSLYLGESVLRAETASLFALAVLIATMEII, encoded by the coding sequence GTGAAACAACTATTGGTTGCAGGAAAACTCAGTACTGGAAAAAAAGAAACTCTAAGAGCTGAGGAGTTTCACTATCTTTGCCGGGTCAGGAGGTCTAAAAAGGGAGAATCCATTGAACTGAGCGACTCCACTTCCACCCGGTACAGTTGCAAAATTTCAGAAATTATGGAAGATTGCTGCATCATTGAAATCGGAGAAATTCTCGAGAGAAAGGTCCGCCCCTACTCCATTCACCTGTATCTATGTCTCTGTAAAGGTAAAAAACAGGATCTGATGATCCGGCAGGCTACTGAAGCCGGCTCCGACAGTATCACTCTTTTAGACAGTACCTACTCTCAGGTCAAATACGTAAAAGGAAGCAAGGAAGATCACAAGTATGACCGATGGCGAAAAATTATTAAGGAAGCGCAACAACAAAGCGGTTCCTCTGTAAATACGATTCTGAAGCCTTTCATTTCGTTTCAGGACCTTCCTGAAATTCAAAATAATCGGTCGTCAGGCTTTTTCTGTCATCAGGAAAAAATGGGTGAAAACAGTCTTGATGAGCTTAAAAATAATTGTGATGAAATTCATCTAGTCATTGGCTCCGAGGGCGGATTGTCTACCTCAGAAATTGAAATTATGAAAAATAAGGGCTTCTCTTCTCTCTATCTGGGTGAAAGTGTCCTACGTGCCGAGACGGCAAGTCTATTTGCACTGGCTGTCCTTATCGCGACCATGGAGATCATTTAA
- a CDS encoding WecB/TagA/CpsF family glycosyltransferase: MYQNKRISILHIPIDMLTEDEMDQAVKDLLEEEQSCQICLISYADIMKAQFNREYMDCLRSSRLNIPITTTLTFAAKYLKREKPPISNPFTLVIRLLGVLERNGKSIYILGSRKKNILKSESNLKASFPGLHIVGRYSGKFSQQEEKNIIMAVRKSAPSLLLTGKGLKGNNLWIYRNRNQFPAGLTLWGKTCFEVFSGRKNKPVNSTSGQIVRKSILSIILPWKILSYILFFLFLTIEKIKNR; this comes from the coding sequence ATGTATCAAAATAAAAGAATCAGCATCCTTCATATCCCCATTGATATGCTCACAGAAGATGAGATGGATCAGGCTGTGAAAGATCTTCTGGAGGAAGAACAATCCTGTCAAATCTGTTTAATCAGCTATGCCGATATAATGAAGGCTCAGTTCAATAGGGAGTACATGGATTGTCTCCGTTCATCAAGACTCAACATTCCCATTACAACTACCCTGACATTTGCGGCAAAATATTTGAAACGGGAGAAACCTCCCATTTCAAACCCCTTTACACTTGTCATACGCCTGCTTGGTGTTTTGGAACGTAATGGAAAATCAATCTATATTCTTGGATCCAGAAAGAAAAATATACTCAAATCAGAGTCTAATCTAAAAGCCTCATTTCCAGGACTGCATATTGTTGGCCGCTACTCCGGAAAATTTTCGCAGCAGGAAGAAAAAAATATTATAATGGCCGTCAGAAAGTCTGCACCCTCCCTGCTCCTGACGGGAAAAGGCTTAAAGGGCAATAACCTCTGGATCTATAGAAACAGAAATCAATTTCCCGCAGGCTTGACCCTCTGGGGAAAGACCTGCTTTGAAGTATTCTCCGGCAGGAAGAATAAGCCTGTGAACTCTACATCAGGACAAATTGTCAGAAAAAGTATTTTATCCATCATTCTCCCCTGGAAGATTCTCAGCTACATCTTGTTTTTTTTATTCCTCACAATAGAAAAGATCAAAAACCGGTAA
- a CDS encoding FxsA family protein has protein sequence MLNVKIILRILNPENTVRYLYFLFLTAFIPFLDCYIILLTARYMGEYLFLALLIAFSLAGFFLSIYIVKKNLFIIRTNTENHYFSEYYYNMFPGTLFVSFFLIMPGIFGSLVALILCIPYFRYKWGLVISSFLRIDWKEIHEFINVID, from the coding sequence ATGCTAAATGTTAAAATAATTCTCAGGATTTTGAATCCTGAAAATACAGTACGCTACCTTTATTTCCTTTTTCTAACAGCATTCATACCCTTTTTGGATTGCTATATTATTCTCCTGACAGCCCGTTATATGGGAGAGTATTTATTTCTAGCCCTTCTGATAGCCTTCAGTCTGGCCGGTTTTTTCTTATCCATATACATTGTCAAAAAAAACCTTTTCATCATCCGTACGAACACAGAAAACCATTACTTTTCTGAATATTATTATAATATGTTTCCCGGGACCCTCTTTGTTTCATTTTTTCTGATTATGCCCGGAATTTTCGGCTCTTTGGTTGCACTGATCCTGTGCATTCCCTATTTCCGATATAAATGGGGCCTTGTAATCTCCTCTTTTTTAAGAATTGATTGGAAAGAAATTCACGAATTTATAAATGTTATTGATTGA